Genomic DNA from Solanum dulcamara chromosome 4, daSolDulc1.2, whole genome shotgun sequence:
ttatttcatttatttctGCATTTATGTTTCGTTTGATTTTAGGCTAACTTATCTTAGTGGGTTGAGACCACTTCCATCACACCTAGATTCGGGTTGTGACAATACTACCTTAAGAATATAAACTCCCTAACTTGAATGTTAAATTACTATTATACCCCAAACGTAAAACACCAAATTTagacaattttttaaatattttatattatatttagttatATTACATTATAACTAAAGCATATAAATATTCACATTCAAAGAGCTATGATTGTTTCATagagttgtgactttttggGTTATGATCTTTTCGAAGGATTGTCACTTTTCTCTAGGATTGTAACTTTTTTGATAAGGCAAAATAAacacctattttttttatttttttttatttttttttttgatatcaaAAAGTCTTAAATATTGCAAGGCATGAAATATAACAGACGACTTCTAATAACATCCATCAAAGCTAAACAAAATACAAGATCCAAAAATCCTATATATCAGTTGAACTGATCAGAGAGTTGTCAAGCAGCAGTCTTCTTGAGCTTTGCAAGCTCCTGTCTCACAACTCCGGCTCTCTTAATCTTTGCCAACATAAGCTTGAACCTGTCAAAATCATTAAGTTCAGCCCTCCTCTTCTGCACTATCAACTTCCTTCCCCATGAACTGTTCTCCCACTTGGTCTTCACATCAGCAGCTTCCATAGCCTCAACCAGGGTCTTCTTCTTTGGGATTCTTTTGATGTCAATTTTGATATCTGTAAGAGAAAGCCTCTTGAAGTTCATCTGGCTCCTCACCATGTCCGGAGCATCAAcaagagccctattttggtcgATGACGTCGACGATAACAACGAGCCTTCCATAATCCTTTCCGTAGTTGATTAGGGCTACCCTTCCAATCTCCACGAACCTCTTGAACGGCATTTTCGGCGATCTGAAGGAGTAGAAGCGCGAGCAGTCTACAAATTGAGAAGCTGAGAGGAGTAATAAATAAACACCTATTCATACAACCCTTTATTGGTTATAAATAGAAGGGTTTAATCACATTCTTAAACTACGAATTTTCTATGTTTTCTATTCCTCTTCTTAAAATACTCAATGCAACATCTCAGAAGTTGGAAAGATTGAGGTTGAAAGAAACGTTGCAGAAAATTTGCTAGTGCCAATTTAGACGGATCCACCTACGGACCGTACAAGGACCTACGGACCGTACAAGGAACTAGGGGCCTTAGGTAGGCAAACGTGGAAGTTGAGTTAAGATTCAGACTTGTAAAATGGGATTACGGATCGTAGGCAGTCATGAAGATGGAGATTCACGGCTTGACAAGAAGAAGGGTTCTAGGGATCGTAGGAaagtctatgacccgtagatcAAACTTCAGAAACTTGGAATTCTTCCTTGATTTCCACAAGCATAGGGGACGACTTGTAGGAGGATCTACGGACCATAGGTAGGGTCCGTAGAGTCCCTCCGACATTTTTGTTTAGGGAAATTTTAGTCATTTTGTATTCTTTTAACACCTAAGTTACGTCATTTTAAGCCTATTCCTAAGTCCTATAACTACTTTTACCCTTCAAATTTTTCTTGTTCCCTCTCATCCACTCAAAAACCCTAAAATCTCTCAAGGAAATTCtatctcaaggtcttcttcaagAAAGATAgaatttcaaggattcaagtctcccCTTTCAATTGCAATGCTAgaggtatgtgagaatttccTTCATGGAGTCTTAAAGAATCATCaaattctctttatgatttcttccaaAAATCTAGGGTTTTGATGATTATACATTGGTCTCAATCAAATATGGTTTTATTCTCTTCtattgattttattatgcatgatttgatctcAACTGCATGTTTTCAAGGATTTTTCATGAACCTATtcattatgcctattttatgattatgaactatgttttgAGAATCAAGCATGTATCATGAATTGAAGAAACTATGATTTAAGGATGCTTTTTAATAAAGTATCAAGCATGTTTTGTGAACATAAGGTTGCTGCAAATTGAAGTATTCTCATCACGAaggattttcatgatttttatgaaaaaacttATCTTGATCTAGATGCTTTAGATAAATGtcttttatgaatatgttatgaaatcatgatatggTAAAacagttattcttatgattcaagtatgttatgatgatcttggtattactagattcttactatcttcaaagattatgataagtttatgtatgatattccattgagagtttacttagcacCAAAAGAACTTTGAGATGAATGctcacccattagtagaggcgGAGTTCTTTAATAGAAATTTCCTaatcccataactatgtgccttCTTAAGATGTCCTAATTGGAAAAATTAGCTTAAGCTAGTGGATTTACAAATAACTCATGTTTATGGGCTACCTGAAAAATAGCACATTTTTGTTCAATGTGGGACAAATactggactccatgttatagctcacatagtttatGTCAATTAATGGTATATTTCACAAAGACTTATGATTCTCACTTAtgctatattttaattatgatttttatgagtttttcatTGACCATGTTTCATACTTCTAACGATGTTGTAAAAGATTATGTCATGCTTTagcttgatcattgcatcatcatattttCTAGTATACATTGCGCATTCTCTATACTCAATATATTCCATAGTATTGACACATACATCTCTTGtacctatattattttataatacaggTTATGACGTTCCTTTATCAAGCCGTGGCTAGTGAACTGATCATCATTGCTTACATTTTAGTGGGTCCTCATGGTTCGAGGGCATGGTCACATTATGACTTCTTTATGTTTCTTTCtgtctttttaatttttagacTATTTCGTGAGTTAAGGCTTGTCCTAAATAGTAGAGATGTTGTCATACATAGTACGATTCTGCTTTATAAAGGCTTTGTACTCTGATTTAGATATCGTATGAGATTATCATTTGAGTACCTTTTGCTTTTTGAATAACTTTTTTATGTTGCTCATCTTAGTGTTATGCTTATGTCAAGTAGCTTGTCTTTCAGGATCCTATTCGCCTTGTCACATCTAGGGatagattgggtcatgacactcaatttaatatatattctaTATTATATGATTGTGACTTTAAACTACATATCAATATCATAATATCGAATATcatcaattatttaaaatacatattaatatcaaaatatcaaaatcaataataaaaatttcaatCTCACTAGAGTAAATACATCAAATCCCCTCGAACTTGGCAGCAAATATTAGTTTAGCACTTTAACTACAAGGGCATTTAAATCTCCCCCTTCCTAACAACTTTGAAGTGAATTAAATCAGCTTCAGATTATAATACCGCTCTCACCTGCCATGTTCTCTCCATGTAAGTGCCACAATGTAGACATTTTAGCATCaagtcattatttttatttatttctttttatttattctgtAAGACTTCAAAAATTAGAAAGTTGGAAAAATAGAGTTTAAAGGAAGTTCCTAGAAAATCTCAGCTTTtgtgcatcagtggctttcacGAGTGGGGTACACGAACAATATAAGCCACCACATGTCGTAAAGGGCACCGTGGTGGATGCTAGAaaatttgaggaaaatgggGAAGGGTCCAAAATAGGGTTCACAGCTCGTGGTAGACTCTATGGACCATGTACCCGTCTGTGGACTTGACCCCCCAAGACCCCTTATGTGGGAAATGACCACGATTGgctccacggaccgtggtggtcACCATGAAAGTCAAATCATTCAAGCTCAGTCAACCCTCCTAACCACGACCATCACCACGACCAGTGGTGAGCTTCATGGGTCGTGGTGACCTCCAGTCCAGGTGCCTACATTCAATTAaattaggggtattttggtcttttttctaTTATctcattaatgtatttggatgATTTTGGGTTAAATCTTATTATATTAACTATCTTAAATCCTTTAACTCCCTAACACCCAAAttacaaaatcttctctctaaaatcTCTCCCAAGGTTTTTTTCTTGCACAAACAAGGTTTCCAAGAGAATTTAAGTTCAAGTCTCCTTATTCATTGCATTTAGGGCTTCAAATTTAACAAgatatgtggaaattcatccatggatccttccatcTATATATTCCCAAGGATTTTCTTCAATTCCCTTTATGAATTTTCCTTCTAAGTCCTAATTCCTACGGAATTGCATCAGGTCATTTTAATTATCATTTATTTCATTGCATTTAGTCATCTTaattatggtttatttcattattattgatcTTATTATGTCCAATTCAAGTTacattacatgatttcaagttgattttcatgGACTCATCCcatatgttattttcaagtatgatttcaaGAATTTATGATCACGATTTATAAAGGattttttatgaatgattatcaagcttatgaatgactcatgaaaagtaatgaatgatgataaACTCaatgatatttttagtaagtATAAAGGTTGTAATGGATTTTCCTCACACGCtcatgtttaagatggtgaATGATTCTCTAACCGACTtatgaatttttatgaattaatcatattaataagctattcttatgattattttatgatgaggattgaaatatatattattgtttttctcGATGATGTCAATGTCtatgtttttatgatatttccattgggataatgactaagaaaTGAGAGGACTTTATGGTTGGGTTCGGTCTGAAAGCTCAAGTAGCGACCCAAGAAAATCCTACTAGCAACCTTTAGGCCCTAACTCTATTGCCCGCAAGATTGTTTTTGTCAatatgacctagctagtggatccacaaatagctcaagttATGATAGCATGAATTTTACCTTGGCAAAGTggcctctctcttctcaatgtgggagttacatcaaatttcatgttatagctcgcatggtcttatatgtggATTAAATTTCATATCCCACACAAAGATATATGTTATGTTATAAGTTctcatgttattttatgatgcattgaccataagattatgatgttcaaatgttttcaagttttattcatgttttaaagatattggtcatacATCCCATGCTCATATTGATTATAttctattttcatttttcatgcatacttctcacatacttggtgcattctatgtactaacacttctcacatacttagtgcatttcatgtactaatgcatacttttatcTATATTAAATTATAATGTAGGAATCGACGATCATCATGCAcatcccactcgtggctagagttgagctttactttCTTATAGTTGGTGCATACTCATGCTTTGAGGGGGAGATATTTATCCTTCATGTTCTTATGACTTTTAAAGTCtatttggatggacttattttaagtaacttataagttgaaaaactGCTTATATGTTTATAAAAAAGTAGGGACAACccatcttattttttttgacttataagctgttttcaacttataagttgcttaaaataagtctatccaaataaatccaattatttattggggtttattttaagcataaaataactttaaattggctagtcaaacactcaaaaaagttgaaaatagcttataaatAACTTATATGATAATCCAAAAGGACTCTTATTTTCTATTATGGTGAGCTAGGAGGTTGTCTTATACCCCAtgtagactagtagaggcatgttggatgttcatgaagtctatgttgtcattttctttcagatttattttctcctttattGAGACTTTGAGTTGAGACTTTACTTCGCATCTATGTTCAAGTCTTATTGCTTTAATTACCTTATATATGtttatgtatgatatgctaagaggtttggtcGCAGTCATTAGGAATTCTAATCGTCGTGTTACACCTAGGATCtaacttgggtcgtgacaaacttggtattagagcagaaGATTTAAAGTGTCCTAGAGAGTGAAATGtcgtg
This window encodes:
- the LOC129884972 gene encoding probable 60S ribosomal protein L14; translated protein: MPFKRFVEIGRVALINYGKDYGRLVVIVDVIDQNRALVDAPDMVRSQMNFKRLSLTDIKIDIKRIPKKKTLVEAMEAADVKTKWENSSWGRKLIVQKRRAELNDFDRFKLMLAKIKRAGVVRQELAKLKKTAA